The Rhodospirillales bacterium genome includes the window CTATGCTTACAAATACGGTAAATCAAGGGTGATTATGAATTCTTACTCCCAGCTATCATCACCGGCAAATCAGAGACTCTGGTTTGCACCGGACAAGAGTCAAACTCTTATCGGCCTGACCAACCCACCCCGACGGCGTATTAAGCCAGATTTTTGTTAAACTGGGCAAACCATTAAAGCGGGTATCGGATGCTTCTTTGGTAATTAAACCGACTTTTATGGCCTGTATCGCCAACAATCCCTCATAGGCAAAATCCCCGCCATAATCTCCATTATTATCAAAATCATCACTGCTCATAATCGTCCCCTATTCTCTATTGCTATAATCACACCCTAATCTTCTCCTGAAAAAACAGCAAGCCCCAATAAAAAACGGCGCCTCCAAAAGGAAAGCGCCGTTTTTTTAGTAATGATTAAACGGGATTAATTATAACCGAGAACAGCACTCACGGTCATTGCCGCAGGTTCAGAATGCGCAGCCACATCAGCTGTTGTCACCTCTTTTTTTCCAACAGCCGCAGCATGAAATACCACAGCTTCTTCAGGCACACCGCCATCGGTTTCAGCGCCGGTTGGCAACAAACGCTGGTCGTCTTCCTTTTCCATTGTAAACACCCTCTATAAAGTAAGTTAAACACAGCACAACGCGGCACCGCTGTCGCGCCCTGCTTATTCATGGATTATCCCAGGAAATGCACAAAGACAAGCGAAACTGAAGTAAAAATTAATTTTTTAAAAACTATGCCCGTTTGGGCTGGCCAACGATAAAAGAACGGCATACAGTAATAGCTTATGCTTTTAACACGGCTCTCTCAAAAGCTCTGCCTGAGGGCGATTATGAACATCGCCGCGCTTTTTCGAATGGAATCTCTGTTCGGGATGAGAATAGTAAGAATATTCTTGCAAAACCCCGGTCTTGGGACTGAAGTCCAGAACAACCGCGGCAGGAAACAACTCATTATCCAGAGATACTTTGATAACAGGAGTCTGAAAACGAGCAGACTCCTGTGTATCTTCATTCGGCCAATCCCTGACTCTTAAATCCTTGTCCTCAATCGTCTGAAACTGAAATGTACGGCGTAATATCTCGGCTGCTTCTTGCCCGCGCAACGCCTCAACCATTTTCTTTTTGGCACGAAAGATAACGATATCTATGGAAACTTTTCCGGATTCCGACGGGGATACAAGTGGATCATGGGCGTAAATAGAACGTGTATCGACTAAAATGGCATCAGCCACCCGGCCATCACGCATCGCCACGACCAAGGCAAAATCTTCTATATTTGTCTGCCCCTGCGCTTTTTCTTCTTGATTACCGGCAACCGTAAAACGATAGCCATGAATATGAACACCGCGCTCAGCAACAGAAATCATCATAACCTAACCTCCCGATTTGGACGGGATGCTATAGCATAATGATTCAGAAAAAAGCAAATATATTTTCTATAATCAAATATGGATGGGGCGTTTATCAACCGCCAAAGCCGCTTCTTTAACGACCTCTTCCAACGTCGGGTGGGCATGGCATGTTCGGGCAATATCCTCGGATGATGCACTAAACTCCATAGCCAACACAACTTCGGCAATCAGCGTTCCAACTTCCGGCCCGATCATATGAACGCCCAAAACCCGGTCGGTCCTGGCATCGGCCAGAATTTTGACAAAACCGTCAACGGCATTCATCGCCCGCGCCCGGCCATTGGCCATGAACGGGAATTTTCCGACATTATATTTAACGCCTGCGTCTTTAAGCTGTTCCTCAGTTTTTCCAACACTGGCAATTTCCGGTGCCGTATAAACCACGCCGGGGATCAGGTTGTAATCGATATGACCGCTCTGCCCATCTAGAATCTCAGCCAGAACAACGCCCTCATCTTCGGCCTTATGCGCCAGCATCGGCCCGGCGATCACATCACCGATCGCATAGATACCATCAACATTGGTTTTGAAATGCCCGTCGGTCTTGACACGGCCACGCTCATCCATAGCCACACCGGCCTTATCCAGCCCCAATCCATCAGTATAAGCCTTTCGGCCAACGCAGCATAAAACGATTTCCGATTTAATTTTCTCGGCCTTGCCACCCGCCGCCGGCTCCACGGTCAACTCAACGCCAGCCTTGGATGTTTTGGCACCTGTCACTTTGCTAGACAGCTTAAATTCAATCCCTTGCTTGGTGAAAAGCTTATTGGCTTCTTTGCGAATTTCACCGTCCATACCCGGTAAAATCTGGTCCATGAATTCAATCACGGTAACCTCAGCCCCCAGACGCCGCCACACAGCCCCCAGTTCCAGACCAATCACACCGCCGCCGATAACGGTCAGCGTCTTGGGAACCTTACCCAGCTCCAGCGCCCCGGTGGATGACACAATCTGTTTTTCGTCGATTTCAATGCCCGGCAGCCCGGCCACATCCGATCCCGTGGCAATCACGATATTCTTGGCCGCGTATTTGTCCTTACCGACCTGCACTTCACCAGCCTTGGTGATCTTGCCTTCGCCCTGCAGCCAGTCGATTTTGTTTTTCTTGAACAAAAATTCGATGCCCTGCGTGTTCGCAGAAATCACGCTATCCTTGTGCTTCATCATGGTTTTCAAATCGACTTTCGCCCCATCAACCTTGATCCCGAACTGCGGAAAATCGTGAGAAATCTTTTCGTATTCATGCGACGCATGCAAAAGCGCCTTCGAAGGTATGCACCCGACATTCAAGCACGTCCCGCCAAGCGTCTTACGTTTTTCAACGCAGGCCACTTTCATACCTAATTGCGCCGCGCGGATCGCACATACATACCCGCCAGGTCCGGCACCAATAACAATCAGATCATAGGATTTTGAAGACATTGCTCTCATACTTTCTGTTAAGCGATCAATTCTTTGCCACAGCATTGTAACGAAAAAAAACTTTTTGCGGAGGAAAAGTTTTTTTCCTTGCATGTTTTTTTTATTTTTCATATACAGACAACAAGGTGCTCCAATATAAAAAAGCAGGGTGAATATGGCACGCGATGTAAAAGTTGTTCTTAGCGGTAATATTGAAAAATTCTTACTTTTCCATGCCTTGAATGAACGCTATGGCGACGGCAATGAAGTTATCATCTTGGCAAACCGTCTCTTTCCTGTCCCAGATGCCGAAGAAATAAGCTTTTCCTACACAGACAATGCCTGGGAAAAAGGAATAGAAGGTATCAAAGCCTTCCAAAACACACCGTCACCAGAATTAAACAAACGCCTGAAAAAGCTGGAGGGTGATCTGGGTCATAAAGTGCGCTTGCAAAATATGCGCTTTGTTATGACAGACACAGGCTTCCACATCACGGACAAACGCCGCGGCGGCCTTACACCTTTAGAATTAGCAGAAACCCTTTACAACCACTCAAGGTTTGCTGATGTCCAACACTTGATGCGGCCAGACATTCCGTGGCCGGGGCCACAGCTCAAACCTCTCATACTGGCAAAAAACGGCATCGAACATCTAATGAAAGATCTGATTGCCGTCTGTGATGAAGTTGGCACCGTACCGGGCATAAAAGACCATGCCACCGTGCTGGAAAGTATTCCGTTGTATAAGATACGAAATAAACTAGATAAAAATCCAAACATTGATGAATTGAACTTCAACACTTTCATTTCGCGCGAAATATCAAAAACGACAAATATGGCGCTTCACCGTGAACACGTCACAGGTGCACAGACCACAGATGATTTCTTAGGCTTTACTGATGTAGACACGCCAAAATCACATATGTCTGAAGGCGATTATATGGATAGGCTCTTGTCCGAAGACCCCCTATCACAAGCCCTGACCGAAACATTAAAATCTTCGACACACGTATCAACAAACCCAGCAAAAAAACGCTCAAGCGCATCCCTCGTCTTTGAAACGGCCCCGCAAGGAATGGGGCCGGAAACAAAAGATCATTTGGATCATTTTCAGGTATCAACAAAACCTCAGGCATTAAAGAAATATTCGTCCCTGTCGGAACTGGCCAATCATGCTTTCTCTGGACAACGTGAAGGCTTCATATTTAGCTCCGACGCGCATTTGTCAGGCGAAGAAAAAACACAAAACTTCCTACTTACGCAATTTATGTTTACGTCCCTCATGGTCGATAAACAGATGGAAACAGCGCCAGTACTCAACGCACCAATCGCCCTGTACAGCGAAAGAACGAATGATGCGCCACATTGCGCGCAACAACTATACAATTCCGGTCAAAAGCTAGGATTTATTGGTCAACGCAGCCGCTTTATGGCCATGATGAATACCAGTCCTTATGAAATTTCAGAACATTTGAAATATTACCGGCCCTTACGTCAGCCGTTACCAGCGCATGATAACATTCCTCGGAACACGCAAACCGGGGACGCATGGAAGTATACACCTTCAAATATAAAAACACTTTGCGTACTTGGTTCCGCCTCGACAGAGAACGTTGCCAGCTTAAACAAACTGGATAAAACACTGCGCTTGGCCGCTAACAAATCCGAGGAAGCCGGTCTGCATTTCCGTGTAACATTTGGCGGTGGCGAAAAAGGCGTAATGGGACAAACCGGAAAAACAATCAAAGCCATGCAAGCAGAAGGACGATTTATCCCAATCCAAGGCGTGCAGGCCGTACCCGTCATGGCAATCGAAGGACGTTGCCCGACGTTGAATGACGAAGAACTGCTGGTATACGATGATATCTACCAGCGCATGGATCGCCTTTACGAAGACAGCGATGTTTTCTTGTTCGAAGGCGGCGGCGCAGGGACATTACAGGAGTTTTTTGGTATGTACATGCTCGCGCGTGAAAACAATGAGCTTGAGAAAAAATCCTTCATCTTCCGTAATGATGAACTCTACAGCAATGGAACCGTTGCACGTGCCTACGACACATTACGCGACGTTCTAAAGGCATATCCAGAGCTCTGGAAAGAAATGCAAGAACACGTCGTCTTCACCGAAAGTGAAATAGAAACAAACGATGCTGTTTTGGATGCATTAGGGGCAGGAACACCAGGTTTTCCAACGCGGATCACACCTTCGCCAGCGCGAAAACTGGTTCTGCACTAGTCACCACCCCAATCCTCGAGCCATAGTTCCGGTTTTTCTTCCCGGAATTTTTTAACGAGCGCGATACAGTCGGGGTTATCCAGAATGATGACCTCAACTCCGCGCTCCTTCAAAAGCTCTTCGTTGCCATAGGAATTAACCGTATCACCCACAACGACACGGCTGATTTTGAACTGCAGGATCGTACCCGTACACATCATGCACGGGCTGAGCGTCGTATACATTGTGGTATTTCGCCGCGTTGCCATCCGCCCCGCATCACGCATCGCTGCCATTTCGCCATGGATAATCGGATTACCTTCCTGGACCAGCGCGTTGTGCCCTTCCCCCAGAATTTCTCCCGTTTCATTATCAACCAAAACGCCGCCGATCGGACAGCCGCCTTCGTTATATCCCTTAAGCGCCAATTCATAGGCACGTTTCATATAATAGTCATGGCTCTGCATCGCGATCTCCCTTATAAATAAGAGATGATGAAATCACATTTTTCTCCCTTTGAACAGATGCAGCGGGCCGTAGATATCGTAAATTCCAGCCCACACCCGACAAACAAGATCGCCGCGACATTGTTTGGCTGTGATAAGCATGGCCGGGAATTCAGCATCTCCACCACCAATTACTGGCCCGACATCATCCGCGAAAAAATTGGCACAGAAACCCGCATAGGAAACGCCAGCGGCACCATCCACGCCGAAACAGCCTGCATCCTGCAAGCTCCCTATACCGAGGGAGCCGCGCTTTGCATCACCGATCCGTTTTGCCCGAACTGCGCCAAGAATATCGCCGAAGCGGGAATTAAAACGATCTACATCGATCACAAAGGTTTCCAGAAGGATTTTATCGAGCGCCGCCCCCACGCCTTTGCCAACATGTCGATGCGCATTTGTGAGAAAGCCGGCATCGCGGTCTATGAGCTATGGCGGAAAGAACAGCGCCTCGTCCCGACCTTTGAGCCGCCTGCGAATTACATCCCCCCCAACGAACACCCGGTGGAAATCATCCCGGCACAGGATTTTGAGAGCCTGCTCGAAAAAGCCACACAAACCTTAAAAGGCCATAAATTCGCCTGCGCGCTGGCAAAGGATGAGGACGGAAATATCTGCGGTCTTGGGGCACGCGGACATCCGGCACTGGGCTACACGATGAAGGCCGACCTGCCCGAACTGGAAAACCCGCAAGGCAAATATTCCTTCAAACTGGAACCGGTCAATCGCATTCTCATGGCCGCCCCCCGCCATGGATTAAAGATTATCGACGGCAGCCTGCACTGCACCCACGTTCCCACCAGCCGTGAGCTGGTCAACACGATCGGCGCAGGCCTGACACAAATCCACATCGCCGACAAAACAAAAGCGCGTGACCAGCACGCGCTCGTTGCTCTGTCCTTACTGGAAGAGAAAGAAATTTTATCAGCTTCAGGGTAGGCTACAGTTTCAGTTTATTTCCGTTCCTCGCGAGAGCTTCCCGGTGAACCTGAACTGTTCTATTCAAAAGTTCCACAACCGCCGATTTCCCTTCACTATCAACACGACGCGTCCCATGAATAATATTATCAGTATCGCTATGGACACGATCAAATGTTCTTTTGGGTTCATCAGTCATAACACACCTCTCTATGTTTATCGTTTTCGTTATAATTTCTATAAGACTCATCACATGTACCTGTCAACCAAA containing:
- a CDS encoding nucleoside deaminase — encoded protein: MQSHDYYMKRAYELALKGYNEGGCPIGGVLVDNETGEILGEGHNALVQEGNPIIHGEMAAMRDAGRMATRRNTTMYTTLSPCMMCTGTILQFKISRVVVGDTVNSYGNEELLKERGVEVIILDNPDCIALVKKFREEKPELWLEDWGGD
- a CDS encoding dihydrolipoyl dehydrogenase — encoded protein: MSSKSYDLIVIGAGPGGYVCAIRAAQLGMKVACVEKRKTLGGTCLNVGCIPSKALLHASHEYEKISHDFPQFGIKVDGAKVDLKTMMKHKDSVISANTQGIEFLFKKNKIDWLQGEGKITKAGEVQVGKDKYAAKNIVIATGSDVAGLPGIEIDEKQIVSSTGALELGKVPKTLTVIGGGVIGLELGAVWRRLGAEVTVIEFMDQILPGMDGEIRKEANKLFTKQGIEFKLSSKVTGAKTSKAGVELTVEPAAGGKAEKIKSEIVLCCVGRKAYTDGLGLDKAGVAMDERGRVKTDGHFKTNVDGIYAIGDVIAGPMLAHKAEDEGVVLAEILDGQSGHIDYNLIPGVVYTAPEIASVGKTEEQLKDAGVKYNVGKFPFMANGRARAMNAVDGFVKILADARTDRVLGVHMIGPEVGTLIAEVVLAMEFSASSEDIARTCHAHPTLEEVVKEAALAVDKRPIHI
- a CDS encoding LOG family protein encodes the protein MARDVKVVLSGNIEKFLLFHALNERYGDGNEVIILANRLFPVPDAEEISFSYTDNAWEKGIEGIKAFQNTPSPELNKRLKKLEGDLGHKVRLQNMRFVMTDTGFHITDKRRGGLTPLELAETLYNHSRFADVQHLMRPDIPWPGPQLKPLILAKNGIEHLMKDLIAVCDEVGTVPGIKDHATVLESIPLYKIRNKLDKNPNIDELNFNTFISREISKTTNMALHREHVTGAQTTDDFLGFTDVDTPKSHMSEGDYMDRLLSEDPLSQALTETLKSSTHVSTNPAKKRSSASLVFETAPQGMGPETKDHLDHFQVSTKPQALKKYSSLSELANHAFSGQREGFIFSSDAHLSGEEKTQNFLLTQFMFTSLMVDKQMETAPVLNAPIALYSERTNDAPHCAQQLYNSGQKLGFIGQRSRFMAMMNTSPYEISEHLKYYRPLRQPLPAHDNIPRNTQTGDAWKYTPSNIKTLCVLGSASTENVASLNKLDKTLRLAANKSEEAGLHFRVTFGGGEKGVMGQTGKTIKAMQAEGRFIPIQGVQAVPVMAIEGRCPTLNDEELLVYDDIYQRMDRLYEDSDVFLFEGGGAGTLQEFFGMYMLARENNELEKKSFIFRNDELYSNGTVARAYDTLRDVLKAYPELWKEMQEHVVFTESEIETNDAVLDALGAGTPGFPTRITPSPARKLVLH
- a CDS encoding deoxycytidylate deaminase, with translation MKSHFSPFEQMQRAVDIVNSSPHPTNKIAATLFGCDKHGREFSISTTNYWPDIIREKIGTETRIGNASGTIHAETACILQAPYTEGAALCITDPFCPNCAKNIAEAGIKTIYIDHKGFQKDFIERRPHAFANMSMRICEKAGIAVYELWRKEQRLVPTFEPPANYIPPNEHPVEIIPAQDFESLLEKATQTLKGHKFACALAKDEDGNICGLGARGHPALGYTMKADLPELENPQGKYSFKLEPVNRILMAAPRHGLKIIDGSLHCTHVPTSRELVNTIGAGLTQIHIADKTKARDQHALVALSLLEEKEILSASG